The genomic stretch AAGCCGCTGTTGAGGCCGCCATCTGCGGTCAAGAATGGGGGCAGCACATGCCCGTTGCTATCCGCATCCAGCAGGCGGCTCAAGCGGCGCTCGGACATATTGCCCAGCTCGGTCAGGGCCAGGCCCAGGTAATCGAAGGCAATGGCCAGCGGCTCGCCGTGAAAATTACCCCCGGAGATGACATCCACCGCACCGCTCGCCTCATCCACAAAAATCAGCGGGTTATCGGTGGCGCTGTTCAGCTCGATCTCCACCACCCAGCGCGCGTACTTGATGGCATCCTCGCACGCGCCGTGGACTTGGGGAATGCAGCGCAGCGTGTACGCGTCCTGCGGATCAACCGGCGTGTGGCGGTGCGGCGGCACGAAGTCTGCCGACGGCGCGGGTTGGCGATCTTCCCCAAGAACACCGGGGCGGTCCCGTGTGAACTCCGAACCGGTCAACAGCTCGCGCAGGCGGGCCGCACATTCCACCTGGCGCGGGTGCGGCCGTGCGGCATGGATGCGCGCGTCGAAGGCACGCGTCGTGCCGTGCAGCGCTTCCAGCGACAGGCAGCCGGCAATGTCGGCCACGCGGGCCGCGTTTTCGGCCTCAGCCACGGCCAGGCAACCGAGCGCAGCCATCAGGCCGGTACCGTTGGTCAGCGCCAGGCCCTCTTTGGCCTGCAGCGTCAGCGGCGCCAGGTCAACCCGCGCCAGCGCGGCCGCGCCCGGCAAAATCTCGCCCTGCACCTCCGCCTCGCCCAGGCCGATCAACACCAGGCTGACGTGCGCCAGCGGCGCCAGGTCGCCGGACGCGCCCAGCGAACCTTGCCGGGGCACCACCGGGTGTACCCCGCGCTCCAGCAGGCGCAGCAGGAATTCGATCACCTGCGGACGCACGCCAGAATGTCCCAGGGCCAGCGTGTTGGCGCGAATGAGCATCATCGCGCGCACGACATTGGTGGGAAAGGGCGCACCGACGCCCACCGCGTGGCTCATCAGGATGTTGCGCTGCAACTGGGTCGTCTGCTCTGGGGAGATGAAGATGTTCTTGAACGCGCCAAAGCCGGTGGTGATGCCGTAAACGACCTGTTCTTGCGCGATGATCTGCTCGACGGCAGCCTGCGCCCGCCGGACGCGTGCCTGCGCCGCGTCGTCCAGGCGCAGGTGCAGGGTTCCCGGCGCGGCCTGCGCCACGCGTACAACCTGGGCGATGGTAAGCGATTGCCCGTCAAGCACTAATTCGAAAAAGCCAGCAGTCATGGAACGTGAGAGCCTCCTTGCTCCGCAAGAGTGACCCTATTTTACCACAGGTGGTGATCAACTGCGCGACAAAATAGGGCGGCAAGTTGCCAGGCATCCTGTTTTGGGGTATGATGACGGCGCCCCCCACACCACATCCCAGGCGCGTCGCATGAGGCAAGAATCTGCATGAAAATCCTAGTTGTGGGCACCGGTTTTGTCGGTCTGACCCATGCTGCCGTGTGCTCTGAGTTTGGTCATCAAGTCTACGCCTACGACATTGACCAGGTCCGCATCGAAGCCTATCAGAGCGGAGACCGTCACCGCATCGAAAGCTATGTCAACGAGCCAGAACTGGCCGATGTGATTGCTGAGAACCTTGATCGCCACCTGTTCTTCGTGTCGGACGCAGCACAGATCCGTGAAGTCATCGAAGGCACCCAGGTCATCTTCTTATGCCTGCCCACCCCACCCCTGCGCAGCGGAGCCACCGACCTGAGCTACTATCTCAAGGCAGTTCATCAACTGGGCGAGCTGCTGACTCAGCGCCGCGATCAGCGCCGGGTGGTTTTGGTCAACAAGAGCACGGTTCCGGTGGGTACGGCACGCAAGCTGCAAAAGGTGCTGACAGAGCACGGGGTACCCAACTTTGGCGTCGCGTCCAACCCGGAGTTCCTACCCGAAGGCAACGCGGTCGAGCGTTCACGCAAGCCGGACCGGGTAGTTGTGGGCGCGGACACGAACGAAGATTTCAACGTGCTGCGTCATGTTTACCCACAGTTCGTCAACCATGTACGCATTCGCTACATCGAAACGACCCCGGAGACGGCCGAGGCGATCAAGTATGTGGCCAATACGCTGCTGCTGACCTACATCTCCTTCTGGAATGGGGTGGGCGCACGCCTGGCGGAAACGTTCGACAACATTGATATGGCGCAGCTCAAGCTGGGCGTCACCGCGGACGAACGCATCAGCACGTGGGGTTCGTATGTCAGCAACGGCGCCGGCGGCAGTTGTTTTGGCAAGG from Candidatus Amarolinea dominans encodes the following:
- a CDS encoding UDP-glucose/GDP-mannose dehydrogenase family protein, translating into MKILVVGTGFVGLTHAAVCSEFGHQVYAYDIDQVRIEAYQSGDRHRIESYVNEPELADVIAENLDRHLFFVSDAAQIREVIEGTQVIFLCLPTPPLRSGATDLSYYLKAVHQLGELLTQRRDQRRVVLVNKSTVPVGTARKLQKVLTEHGVPNFGVASNPEFLPEGNAVERSRKPDRVVVGADTNEDFNVLRHVYPQFVNHVRIRYIETTPETAEAIKYVANTLLLTYISFWNGVGARLAETFDNIDMAQLKLGVTADERISTWGSYVSNGAGGSCFGKDIQSLTYQLSRRGKSTDLLRSVYQINEYQKSYLIERAVHEALFNFNHKTVTLLGLAFKKHTNDIRDSSALKVVDSLLALGVKAIRAYDPLATEEAQRYFDPARNHLFEKISYHDSAHAALEGSDALFISTDWEEFRGISNEIEQTSRPPYLIIDGRRMISDFAELVARGYTYLAVGAPVLRPDAPVAEPAEDDEE
- the hutH gene encoding histidine ammonia-lyase, whose protein sequence is MTAGFFELVLDGQSLTIAQVVRVAQAAPGTLHLRLDDAAQARVRRAQAAVEQIIAQEQVVYGITTGFGAFKNIFISPEQTTQLQRNILMSHAVGVGAPFPTNVVRAMMLIRANTLALGHSGVRPQVIEFLLRLLERGVHPVVPRQGSLGASGDLAPLAHVSLVLIGLGEAEVQGEILPGAAALARVDLAPLTLQAKEGLALTNGTGLMAALGCLAVAEAENAARVADIAGCLSLEALHGTTRAFDARIHAARPHPRQVECAARLRELLTGSEFTRDRPGVLGEDRQPAPSADFVPPHRHTPVDPQDAYTLRCIPQVHGACEDAIKYARWVVEIELNSATDNPLIFVDEASGAVDVISGGNFHGEPLAIAFDYLGLALTELGNMSERRLSRLLDADSNGHVLPPFLTADGGLNSGFMLVQYTAAALCSENKALVHPASADTIPTSANVEDHVSNGPIAGRQARRILRNLETILAMELLAASQGIDFRRQVLGPDTRLGQGTAPVYELVRTQVPFVTTDVVMYPLIETARQLVISGAVVASTLN